Genomic segment of uncultured Desulfobacter sp.:
GACCACACCCTTATGGGGGAAGAGACCGTAAACGGCCATGACTGCTGGAAGATCAAATCCATACCCAGGGAAGATGATTCCCTCTATGACGAAAAAGTCATCTGGGTACGCAAAGACGCCCTTAAAACCATTAAAGCCGAATATTACGACGCCCAGGGCCTGATCAAGACCTATACCGTGGAAGATCTGCGCGAGCACCAGGGTTTTTGGACCGTGTTTAAGATGAAGATGGAGAATCACCGGGAAAAGCACACCACACTGATGACCCTGTCCAATCTTGAGTACAATACTGGCGTGGACGACGCATTTTTCAGCGTCAACACCATATCCCGGGGACATCTGCGGTGAACAAAGATTTCGCCGCCATTTTCAGCCTGGCCGTGCTGTTTTTGCAGGTTTCGGGTGCCTTCCGGCCTTTGATGGCCATGGAGACTGAATTTTCAGGCTTTCTGGAAACCCGGCACAACCTTCAGGTCAAATCGCCCCATGATATTCTGGCCTCGGAAACCCTGGCCCGGCTGGAGCTGACCCTCTGCCGGGAAAAATTTACAGCCTTCGGGGCAGTGAACCTCTCAGCCAACCATCTTCTGGAAGATGAGTCGGGGATCAGTCTGCACGAAGGATATCTGGACTATGTCCTGGACAACATAACCATCCGTGCAGGCCGCCAGATCATCATCTGGGGACAGGCGGACGGTATCCGCATTGTGGATAATGTATCGCCCCTGGACTACACTGAGACCATCACCCGGGACTTTGACGAAATGCGCATGGCAGTAGACGCGCTGAATCTCAAATATGCCTCCGGATGGGGAGATCTTCAGCTGTTATGGATCCCGGTTTATAATTCCGGGGAGCAGCCCGAAAAGGACAGCCCCTGGTATCTCGGCGGCTATGGGGACAACACAGTGCTGCCCGGGGACGAACCCGAGGACCCGTTTAAAGACAGTGAACTGGCATTGCGGTATACCCTGTACCTGTCCGGCATGGATCTGGCTTTCTCCTATTTTTACACCTGGAACGACTTTCCCTGTTACCGGCGCTCCGGCACGGCCCTGGAACCGGTATACGACCGGATGCATATCCTGGGTACAGAATTCTCAAAACCTTGGGGAGAATTTGTTCTCAGGGCTGAAGCAGCCTATTTTTCGGGCAGCCTGGTCCAGGGATATGCCGGCGATTACTTTACGGCCCAAAAGGACCGGATCAAATGGCTCACCGGCCTGGACTGGTATCCCGGAAACGACTGGACTCTGTCCTGGCAGTATGCCCAGGACCATATCCTGGATTCGGGTGCCGGCCTTACCGAAAGCGACTGCACCAAGACCATCACCTTCAGCGTTTCAAGGGATCTGTTCAGGGAAAAACTGACCCTGTCGGCGTTCGGATATATGGATGTTGACGAAAGAGACGGCCTGATCCGGCTGACGGCGGAGTATGAGTTTATAGAAAATCTGGAAGTCTTTTTGGGCACCGATATCTTTGCCGGAGACCGGGAAGGGTCCTATGGCCGGTATAAAGACAATACCCAGGTCTGGACAAAAATAAAATACCATTTTTAAAGGATTGATCATGATTAACATAAATAAAATCAATCAGATGTTTGAAAAATTCGGCAGCTGGATCATCCGGCTGCGCTATCTGGTGGTGGCCGTATTTATTCTGGCCCTGGTGTTCGGGGTGGCCGGTTTAAAAAGAATTCAGACCGATGCAGGCTGGGATAAATGGCTTCTGGACAGCTCAAAGCTGAAAATGGCCGAGGATGAATTTAAAGAAATTTTCGGCAACAACGACTATGTTGGGGTACTGGTTGAATCGGACCATATGTTTAATCCGGACACCCTGGCCCTGATCCGGACCCTGGGCAAAGAGCTGAAAACCCAGGTACCCTTTGCCGATGATATCTTATCCATAACAGACTGCGAATTTTCCCTGGGCCATGAAGGGGGCATTGAAATTATCACGCCGGTGCCCGACCCCATCCCCCTGGACAGTAACACCCTTGCAGGCATCCGGCAGCAGATTCTGGATAAACGAATGCTCAACGGCAAATTGATTTCAGCCGACGGGCGGTTCTCCTGGATTATTTTAAGATTGACCCCCTACCCCGACGGCTGGCGGAGCAAGGACAACAAAGCCGCGGATATGGTGGTCGGACAAGTCGCCGCCACCATCATCCGCCAGGACAAGTATTCGTCCCTGAATCCAAAATCCTCGGGTATGCCCATTATCGCCCATGACAAAACCGAATTCTATAAACACGAGATGGCCCGGACCATGGGGTTATCCCTGATTGTTTCCCTTGTGGTGCTGTCTCTGGCATTGCGGTCCATCAAGGGGATCACTATGACGATTATTGTCACCGCCGGATCAGTGATCCTGACTTTCGGCATTTTAGGCTGGATCGGCAAACCCATTGACGTGGCAATGATCATGATGCCGTTATATCTTGGCATTGCCGTCTCCATCGGGTATTCCATTCATATTTTTTCATTTTTCAAGCGTCATTTTCTCAAGACCGGGAAAAGAAAAGAGGCGGTCCGCCTGGCCGTCAAAGAGACAGGCTGGCCCATTTTATTCACAGCCCTGACCACGGTGGGTGCACTTTCTTCCTTTCACTTTGTGGATGTCAAACCGGTGCGCTGGATCGGGTCGTCCACTTCATTGTTGGTCTCCATTGTTTTTCTCATGGTGGTCATCATGATCCCTGCCCTGCTCTCCTTTGGAAAAGACCAGGATGCAAAAAAAGTCCGGCTGCACTCCAATGCATTGTTAGACAGACTGATGGCAAATTTGGCCAATCTGGTTCTGGCCCGGCCGGTCCCCATCATGATCATATTTATCCTGAGTGTCCTGATAACTGTGGCAGGCATGCGCCATTTTGAGGTCAATTTTGATGTCCGCAAAAATGCGGGACTGAAGGTGCCTTACGTAAACCGTCTGGATCAGGTATGCAAATCACCTTTAGGGGCCTTGTACTCTTATAATGTGGTGGTGGAATTTCCCAACGCGGACATGGCCCGGGAACCGGAAAACCTAAGAAAACTGGATCTGCTGGAACAAGAGGCCGTAGGCTTTTCTTTGACCAAAAAAGTAACGTCCATTACCGAAATCATCAAGGATATGAACCAGGTGCTTCACGATGGTGATTCCCAATTTTTTGCGATTCCCGACAGCAGGGAGATGGTGGCCCAGATCATGCTGCTCTATGAAAATGCTGGCGGCCGGGAAGCCGAAAAATGGATTGATTACGAATACCGGCGCCTGCGCATGACTGTGGACCTCAAGGACTACAATACGGTTGAAGTATACCGGGAACTGCACCAGATCACCCAAAAAGCCCATACGCTTTTCCCCGGGGCAAACGTGACCCTGGCAGGCTCTGTTGCCCAGTTTACCGTAATGCAGGATATCGTATCCAAGGGCCAGCTTACATCTTTTCTCATCGCCATCTGTGTGATTACCGCCCTGATGGTCCTGGTGTTCGGCAAAGTTAAAATCGGCTTGATCGCCATGATTCCCAATATCACCCCGGCCCTGGCCGTAGGCGGGCTCATGGGATGGATGCGGGTGCCCCTGGATCTGATGACCATTACGATCATGCCCATGTTGTTGGGGCTTGCCGTGGACGACACCATCCATTTTATCAACCATGCCAAGCTGGCCTTTGAACAAAAGCGCGACTATGCCGATGCCATCCGCCACACCTTCAGCGCCATCGGGATTCCGCTATTATTTACATCCCTGATCCTGACGGCCAACTTCAGCGTCTACTTAAGCTCACCATCCAATGCGTTGTTTTATCTGGGCATCTTTACCGGCACAGGGATTATCACGGCACTGCTGAGCGATTATTTTGTCACCCCGGTCCTGCTGCGGGCGCTCAAGGCCTTTGGCCCGGAAACAGCTGCCGACAAAACGGCACAGCCCCATTACCATTTAAATAAGGAGGTTACCCAATGAAAAAAAACATATTCACTCTGCTTGCGGTACTGATTGCCCTGGTGCTTGTTACAGGACCGGTCTTTGGGCACACCCTTTTCATGAACCTGACAGACAACGGCGATGGCACCGTGTCCGTGGAAGGCATGTTTTCCACCGGTGCAACTGCCGCAAACCTGCCCCTGTATCTGCTGGATGTAAATGAAAAACAGATTTCAAAAATCAAGCTGGATGAAAACGGAGAAGCCGAATTTAACATTCCGGATCAGCCGTATACCGTATTTCTGGACGGCGGACCGGGTCATACCGTACGTGAAGACGGTCCCATGAAACAACAATAAAACCCCAAAAAGGAGAAATCACATGTTACGAAAATTAAAGCTCG
This window contains:
- a CDS encoding DUF1302 family protein produces the protein MNKDFAAIFSLAVLFLQVSGAFRPLMAMETEFSGFLETRHNLQVKSPHDILASETLARLELTLCREKFTAFGAVNLSANHLLEDESGISLHEGYLDYVLDNITIRAGRQIIIWGQADGIRIVDNVSPLDYTETITRDFDEMRMAVDALNLKYASGWGDLQLLWIPVYNSGEQPEKDSPWYLGGYGDNTVLPGDEPEDPFKDSELALRYTLYLSGMDLAFSYFYTWNDFPCYRRSGTALEPVYDRMHILGTEFSKPWGEFVLRAEAAYFSGSLVQGYAGDYFTAQKDRIKWLTGLDWYPGNDWTLSWQYAQDHILDSGAGLTESDCTKTITFSVSRDLFREKLTLSAFGYMDVDERDGLIRLTAEYEFIENLEVFLGTDIFAGDREGSYGRYKDNTQVWTKIKYHF
- a CDS encoding MMPL family transporter gives rise to the protein MININKINQMFEKFGSWIIRLRYLVVAVFILALVFGVAGLKRIQTDAGWDKWLLDSSKLKMAEDEFKEIFGNNDYVGVLVESDHMFNPDTLALIRTLGKELKTQVPFADDILSITDCEFSLGHEGGIEIITPVPDPIPLDSNTLAGIRQQILDKRMLNGKLISADGRFSWIILRLTPYPDGWRSKDNKAADMVVGQVAATIIRQDKYSSLNPKSSGMPIIAHDKTEFYKHEMARTMGLSLIVSLVVLSLALRSIKGITMTIIVTAGSVILTFGILGWIGKPIDVAMIMMPLYLGIAVSIGYSIHIFSFFKRHFLKTGKRKEAVRLAVKETGWPILFTALTTVGALSSFHFVDVKPVRWIGSSTSLLVSIVFLMVVIMIPALLSFGKDQDAKKVRLHSNALLDRLMANLANLVLARPVPIMIIFILSVLITVAGMRHFEVNFDVRKNAGLKVPYVNRLDQVCKSPLGALYSYNVVVEFPNADMAREPENLRKLDLLEQEAVGFSLTKKVTSITEIIKDMNQVLHDGDSQFFAIPDSREMVAQIMLLYENAGGREAEKWIDYEYRRLRMTVDLKDYNTVEVYRELHQITQKAHTLFPGANVTLAGSVAQFTVMQDIVSKGQLTSFLIAICVITALMVLVFGKVKIGLIAMIPNITPALAVGGLMGWMRVPLDLMTITIMPMLLGLAVDDTIHFINHAKLAFEQKRDYADAIRHTFSAIGIPLLFTSLILTANFSVYLSSPSNALFYLGIFTGTGIITALLSDYFVTPVLLRALKAFGPETAADKTAQPHYHLNKEVTQ